TTTTTCTAAGCAATTATTACTACATGCTAAAAAGTAACCAAATTTGTAAAATTTCGATTTTTTTTCTTCATGACAACCATCACAAATATTTTTTTCTTTCTTAATTTTGTGATTCATAAAAAAGCCCTATACTGTCGTTAAACTTTAGTTGTGTGGTTGTTGTGCGACCATTTCTGTTTTTTGCTATTGTAATCTGTGGTTCTCTTAAATTGCTTATTATTTCTTGTTGTGGTTCATATAAAAACATTATTACGTCTGCGTCTTGTTCTATGTTTCCACTTCCTTTTAAATCGCTAAAGGTTGGTGATAAATTAGTCTGCTTTTTATCATATTCACGTGATAATTGAGATAAAACAAACATATTTAAATTATTAAATTTAGCTATACGTCTTAATTGTCTGCTTGCTTTTGCTAATTTTTCATATTCTAAGCCATTCCCTTTTAAGTCTAAAATTTGGAAATAATCAATAAAAATCGCTTTAATTACTTTACCAGGATTTTTACTGTTAAAAGTTTGTATAATTTCACTTATTTTTTCAGTGGTTAATTCATTATTTGTTTTTTCATCAATATCGAAAATTAAAAGATTTTTATTCATTA
The genomic region above belongs to Mycoplasma tauri and contains:
- a CDS encoding DnaB-like helicase C-terminal domain-containing protein; protein product: MINELLNFEKLSNKFNDLIKNNKNKIKPLKTNFFFIDENIGGLQPRQIYFLASRPGVGKTAFLLNLINNVLKQIKENEYLLFFSLEVSALDIYKKFLALNSKISINLTDCENLDVLPQIEEAQSFLMNKNLLIFDIDEKTNNELTTEKISEIIQTFNSKNPGKVIKAIFIDYFQILDLKGNGLEYEKLAKASRQLRRIAKFNNLNMFVLSQLSREYDKKQTNLSPTFSDLKGSGNIEQDADVIMFLYEPQQEIISNLREPQITIAKNRNGRTTTTQLKFNDSIGLFYESQN